The proteins below are encoded in one region of Drosophila santomea strain STO CAGO 1482 chromosome 3R, Prin_Dsan_1.1, whole genome shotgun sequence:
- the LOC120454613 gene encoding arginine kinase has protein sequence MTSIESKRVQYRKYLERAGVIDALSKALIKLYEEQNKPEDAIRFVRKFMCESCPDDAQYDVMKNDLEEAKTHISKLEQELERLRGQIKKSPEEYQELTTEGYKSLIDDEENVSSLLRKYLTPELLEEYMLVTTPAPVDAYLYDCAVSGFEHHDSPVGIFAADADSYDVFNKLFDPIIKDYHGQMDNENDVLQKDPDFGNVDEIENLDPERKYILSARIRLARNIEGLPFFPKLTEKQFIEVEEKVRSATETMDGELIGSYLTMADIDAETQAEMVKRHILFQRGDEKLTTAGCYRFWPTGRGVYHNPAETFLIWVNRQDHVHIMSMAQCGDLGDVYNRLVNGLTELEKTLAFARHPRYGNLTACPTNLGTTLRASVHIRLPLLSKDPDRLIALAEELQLQVRGPDGGELATVEDGVLDISNKRKLGFTEFELVKTVQDGVVALINSEEELEIAGQEG, from the exons ATGACTTCG ATCGAATCAAAACGTGTCCAATATCGAAAGTATTTGGAACGTGCCGGTGTCATCGATGCCCTAAGCAAGGCTTTGATTAAGCTGTACGAGGAGCAGAATAAGCCGGAGGATGCCATTCGCTTCGTTCGCAAGTTTATGTGCGAGAGCTGCCCGGACGATGCCCAGTATGATGTAATGAAGAACGACCTCGAGGAGGCCAAGACCCACATCTCgaagctggagcaggagctggaacGGCTACGCGGACAAAT CAAAAAGTCACCGGAGGAGTACCAGGAGCTCACCACCGAGGGCTACAAGTCGCTCATTGATGATGAGGAGAACGTGAGTTCGCTGCTGCGCAAATACCTGACTCCGGAATTGCTGGAGGAGTACATGCTGGTCACCACCCCTGCGCCAGTGGATGCCTACCTATACGATTGCGCCGTGTCTGGATTCGAGCACCACGACTCGCCCGTGGGCATTTTCGCGGCAGATGCAGATAGCTACGATGTGTTCAACAAGCTCTTCGATCCGATCATAAAGGACTATCATGGCCAGATGGACAACGAGAACGATGTGCTGCAAAAGGACCCAGACTTCGGAAATGTGGACGAGATCGAGAACTTGGATCCGGAGCGCAAATATATTCTATCTGCACGCATCAGATTGGCACGAAATATCGAGGGCCTGCCCTTCTTCCCCAAACTGACCGAGAAACAGTTCATAGAGGTGGAGGAGAAGGTGCGTTCGGCAACGGAGACAATGGATGGCGAGCTGATTGGCTCCTATCTGACGATGGCGGACATAGATGCTGAGACTCAGGCTGAGATGGTCAAGAGACATATATTATTTCAGCGAGGGGATGAGAAGCTGACCACAGCCGGCTGCTATCGTTTCTGGCCAACTGGTCGTGGTGTCTACCACAATCCCGCCGAGACCTTCCTAATCTGGGTGAATCGTCAGGACCATGTGCACATTATGTCCATGGCACAGTGCGGTGACTTGGGCGATGTCTACAATCGTCTTGTCAACGGCTTAACGGAGCTGGAGAAGACGCTGGCCTTTGCGCGGCATCCGCGTTACGGAAACCTTACGGCCTGTCCCACCAATTTGGGCACCACCCTGCGGGCTTCGGTGCATATCCGTTTGCCGCTGCTCAGCAAGGACCCCGACCGCCTAATCGCCCTCGccgaggagctgcagctgcaggtACGCGGCCCCGATGGCGGCGAGCTAGCCACCGTGGAAGATGGCGTCTTGGACATATCAAATAAGAGGAAACTTGGTTTCACTGAGTTCGAACTGGTAAAAACTGTGCAGGATGGCGTTGTGGCCCTGATCAACTCGGAGGAAGAGCTCGAAATAGCCGGACAGGAGGGTTAG
- the LOC120454612 gene encoding probable ATP-dependent RNA helicase spindle-E, giving the protein MDQDVMDFFDFSKEFKRELAPQGYISSDPNMMATDTIDSKVPKREVIGTEYVTEIVAKEKGLLNRTLRDECPQSKRNHTLDDLDTDDEEEETEIRRDDEYYKKYRFNLNRDKNLPIYAKREEILAAINANPVVILKGETGCGKTTQVPQYILDEGYKSGKYCNIVVTQPRRIAAISIANRVCQEREWQQDTVCSYQVGLHRPTSLEDTRLLYCTTGVLLNNLIRNKTLTHYTHIVLDEVHERDQDMDFLLIVVRRLLATNSRHVKIILMSATIDARELSDYFTTTNSIPPVISASHGRKHSIEKFYRDQMGSIKWKEEEDDQLVPQINDHGYRAAVKIIMVIDNMEREGAIHSRMSYDEALRYGAVLIFLPGIYEIDTMAENITFMLENDRNIKVFIVRCFSLMTPENQRDVFHPPPPGFRKIILTTNIAESSITVPDVSYVIDFCLTKVLVTDTATNFSSLRLTWASKANCRQRAGRVGRLRSGRVYRMVNKSFYQREMSEFGIPEMLRLPLQNSVLRAKELEMGSPVEILALALSPPNLSDIQNTILLLKEVGALFLTVDGVYNAMDGDVTYWGIIMSRLPLDPRLSRLIILGYVFNLLEEAIIMAAGLSMRGLYVHEGSSSRSTRAQFDSFWMHYIFADGSGSDLVAIWRVYLTYLNMVEIGHEQESAIRWANRFHVSLRSLKEMHLLVQELRVRCTNLGLIPFSVNPSQMMDDREKSFILKVIIAGAFYPNYFTRSKEMWNEQDRQIYQTISGHDPCRTVYFTNFGPSCMGELYTRRIKDFFHDARIPPENMDVTFQPGSEKVFVTFKQDDCVADSSKLVSVPGRVQSEVYKAVRMRLNCMQRIIRIMRPKQFMNYVQERGIGDVIEGRWIPPTKPLNVELLALPSVFSKTITGLITCIINCGKFYFQPLSLAECIRNMSEIFNAPQQLRKYVVDACDISKGMMVLAKRDSNFQRATVIRPENQSNRQPMFYVRFIDYGDCALLPMQQLRFMSEELIQQYGDLPPRVFECRLALVQPSSMVHGNYSWPTAANDLLQFVAKCGRIDIEVYSLFNNVAAVLIHMRNGTINDKLVAQKLCRRSDEDYMSRKDHDFRLRSQESGRYLSSAERQQINEEYLRSCQLPQDFDLPPPPQDMCGNNVRLKGPYSPLECSMQSIIRVGSSKRVNIDSASVNAVLLDTDPQDHHDHLIVAHATVESPNGQTLTARGTTLMPNVQGYGALMVMLFCPTMQLKCNEEGTSYVSILAGLGCDPVTGEPYYAEHDVLINLDVNILEDDLVLINQIRYYIDSVFFNFKEENYPAVSVNERESIYTQLRSLIKRLLSKDRSYIGKNMSNSDFVWETNPEQPMPNEPFGKRAIFPMHSLTELKEDDMGRLMNLRENCSMLHKWRNFEGTLPHMTCKLCNQLLESVPQLRLHLLTILHRDREKQIDFCNQ; this is encoded by the exons ATGGATCAGGATGTGATGGATTTCTTCGATTTCTCGAAGGAATTTAAGCGCGAGCTTGCCCCGCAAGGCTACATCAGCAGCGATCCAAACATGATGGCCACGGATACCATCGACTCCAAAGTGCCCAAACGCGAAGTGATCGGCACCGAATATGTCACTGAAATCGTAGCCAAGGAAAAGGGTCTTCTCAACAGG ACGCTGCGCGACGAATGTCCCCAAAGCAAGCGCAATCACACGCTGGACGATTTGGACACCGACGATGAGGAGGAAGAAACCGAAATTCGGCGGGATGACGAGTACTACAAGAAGTACAGATTCAATCTAAACCGCGACAAGAATTTGCCCATCTACGCCAAGCGTGAGGAAATATTGGCGGCCATCAATGCCAATCCGGTGGTCATTCTCAAGGGCGAAACAGGATGTGGCAAGACCACGCAG GTGCCCCAATACATTTTGGACGAGGGATATAAGAGCGGCAAATACTGCAACATTGTGGTGACACAACCCCGTCGCATAGCTGCCATCTCCATAGCTAATAGAGTGTGCCAGGAGCGCGAGTGGCAGCAGGACACAGTGTGTAGCTACCAGGTGGGCCTGCACCGCCCGACGTCTCTGGAGGACACCCGTCTGCTGTACTGCACCACCGGGGTGCTGCTGAACAACTTAATAAGAAACAAGACGCTGACCCACTACACGCACATTGTGCTGGACGAGGTGCATGAAAGAGACCAGGACATGGATTTTCTACTGATCGTGGTGCGTCGCTTGCTGGCTACCAACTCGCGGCATGTGAAGATTATCCTGATGTCGGCCACCATCGATGCCAGGGAACTGTCCGATTACTTTACCACAACGAACTCAATTCCACCGGTGATCTCCGCCAGTCATGGACGTAAGCACTCGATCGAGAAATTCTACCGTGACCAGATGGGCAGCATTAAGTGGAAGGAAGAAGAGGACGACCAGCTCGTTCCACAAATCAACGATCACGGGTACAGGGCGGCGGTAAAGATCATAATGGTTATTGACAACATGGAACGGGAGGGTGCAATCCACTCGCGGATGAGCTATGACGAGGCTCTGCGGTATGGAGCTGTGCTCATCTTTTTGCCCGGAATTTACGAAATCGACACAATGGCAGAAAACATAACTTTTATGCTGGAAAACGA TCGTAacattaaagtttttattgttCGTTGCTTCTCGTTGATGACACCGGAGAATCAACGGGATGTCTTCCACCCGCCGCCTCCCGGTTTTCGCAAGATCATCCTGACCACAAATATCGCTGAGAGCTCCATCACAGTGCCAGATGTCTCATACGTTATTGACTTTTGCCTAACCAAAGTGCTGGTAACCGATACGGCTACCAACTTCTCTTCGCTTCGCTTAACCTGGGCCTCCAAGGCCAATTGTCGCCAGCGTGCCGGTCGTGTTGGACGTCTTCGAAGTGGACGCGTTTACCGTATGGTTAATAAATCCTTTTACCAGAGGGAAATGTCCGAGTTTGGAATACCAGAAATGTTGCGCCTGCCCTTGCAAAACTCGGTGCTCAGGGCCAAAGAGCTGGAAATGGGGTCACCGGTTGAAATTTTGGCATTGGCTCTGTCTCCGCCAAACTTGTCGGACATCCAGAATACAATATTGCTTCTGAAAGAGGTGGGCGCTTTGTTCCTTACAGTAGACGGCGTCTACAACGCGATGGATGGCGATGTTACCTACTGGGGCATCATCATGTCCCGGCTGCCGTTGGACCCACGTTTGTCCCGCCTCATCATATTGGGTTATGTGTTTAACCTACTCGAAGAAGCTATAATCATGG CTGCTGGCTTATCGATGCGTGGCTTGTATGTGCACGAAGGTAGTAGTAGTAGAAGTACTAGGGCACAATTTGATTCATTTTGGATGCACTATATTTTCGCCGATGGATCTGGCTCCGACTTGGTGGCCATATGGCGCGTGTATCTG ACATATTTGAACATGGTGGAAATTGGTCACGAGCAGGAATCTGCCATCCGCTGGGCTAACCGTTTTCATGTCTCCTTGCGGTCACTGAAGGAGATGCACTTGCTGGTGCAGGAGCTGCGTGTGCGATGCACCAATCTTGGTCTGATTCCATTTTCAGTTAATCCTAGCCAGATGATGGACGATCGTGAGAAATCGTTTATTCTCAAAGTTATCATCGCCGGTGCGTTCTACCCAAACTACTTTACGCGTTCTAAGGAGATGTGGAATGAACAAGACCGCCAAATATACCAGACTATATCGGGGCACGATCCCTGTCGCACCGTTTATTTTACCAACTTTGGGCCTTCCTGTATGGGCGAGCTGTACACTAGGCGCATTAAGGACTTTTTTCATGATGCGAGGATTCCGCCGGAGAACATGGACGTTACCTTTCAACCGGGTTCTGAAAAGGTCTTTGTCACATTTAAGCAAGATGATTGCGTTGCAGATTCATCTAAGCTTGTTAGTGTGCCGGGCAGAGTTCAAAGTGAAGTTTACAAGGCAGTTAGGATGCGACTTAATTGTATGCAACGTATAATACGTATAATGAG ACCGAAACAATTTATGAACTACGTACAGGAGCGAGGGATTGGAGATGTGATTGAGGGTCGTTGGATTCCACCCACAAAGCCTTTAAACGTCGAGCTTCTTGCCCTGCCATCTGTCTTCAGCAAAACTATTACAGGGTTGATTACTTGC ATCATCAACTGTGGCAAGTTCTATTTTCAACCCCTATCCCTGGCAGAGTGCATTCGGAATATGTCTGAAATCTTCAATGCCCCACAGCAACTCAGAAAATACGTAGTTGACGCGTGTGACATTTCAAAGGGCATGATGGTGCTGGCCAAACGCGACAGTAATTTCCAGCGCGCCACAGTGATCCGACCTGAGAATCAGAGCAATCGCCAACCAATGTTCTATGTTCGCTTCATCGACTATGGAGACTGCGCTTTGCTGCCCATGCAGCAACTGCGTTTTATGTCGGAAGAGCTGATTCAACAGTACGGCGACCTTCCGCCACGTGTTTTTGAGTGCAGGCTGGCACTGGTTCAGCCCTCTTCGATGGTGCACGGAAATTATAGCTGGCCCACCGCAGCTAATGATCTGCTCCAATTTGTAGCCAAATGTGGTCGCATTGATATTGAGGTGTATTCGCTGTTCAATAATGTAGCAGCTGTTCTTATTCACATGAGAAATGGCACAATCAATGATAAGCTTGTAGCGCAAAAGCTTTGTCGTCGGTCCGACGAAGATTATATGTCTAGAAAGGATCATGATTTCCGGCTGCGTAGTCAAGAATCTGGCCGGTACTTGAGTTCGGCGGAGCGCCAACAAATCAATGAGGAGTACCTACGATCCTGCCAGCTGCCGCAAGATTTCGACCTACCACCGCCTCCGCAAGACATGTGCGGCAACAATGTAAGGTTGAAAGGACCCTACAGTCCCTTGGAATGTTCCATGCAGTCCATTATTCGTGTGGGCTCAAGTAAAAGGGTGAATATAGATTCCGCTTCCGTTAATGCAGTTCTGCTAGACACTGATCCTCAAGATCATCACGATCATTTGATTGTGGCCCACGCAACCGTGGAGAGTCCAAATGGACAGACACTGACAGCCCGTGGAACCACATTGATGCCCAATGTGCAGGGATATGGTGCACTAATGGTTATGCTATTTTGTCCCACTATGCAACTTAAATGCAATGAAGAGGGCACATCATATGTGTCTATTCTGGCAGGTTTGGGTTGTGATCCGGTAACAGGCGAGCCCTACTACGCAGAGCATGATGTGTTGATTAATTTAGATGTCAACATTCTCGAAGATGATTTGGTTTTG ATTAATCAAATTCGCTACTATATAGATAGTGTCTTCTTCAACTTTAAGGAAGAAAATTATCCGGCTGTTAGTGTAAATGAACGTGAATCTATTTACACTCAGCTGCGCAGCCTGATAAAGAG GCTCCTTTCCAAGGATCGTAGTTATATTGGAAAAAATATGAGCAATTCGGATTTTGTATGGGAAACCAATCCCGAACAGCCAATGCCGAATGAGCCTTTTGGCAAGAGGGCAATATTTCCAATGCACTCACTTACTGAGCTCAAAGAGGACGACATGGGTCGCTTAATGAATCTGAGAGAGAACTGCAGCATGCTACACAAATGGCGCAACTT CGAAGGCACTTTACCCCATATGACTTGCAAACTGTGCAATCAGTTGCTGGAATCGGTTCCCCAGCTCCGTTTGCATCTTCTGACCATACTGCATCGTGATCGCGAAAAGCAAATCGACTTTTGCAATCAATAA
- the LOC120454614 gene encoding uncharacterized protein LOC120454614: MELNVFDDCWELVQRFQRLVNDGETCEFEVFCKCWREMQLQHLFTAQTNHTEVIATTLAALHVAKRLSCSRRTTGDVFPASRAQRIGGFYLLYVIYYKQPTHTFVKIEVSPRTWQELTDYALDLRKDNPERKDTQQVAYMLWRLVQEQAFRFTALDYCQGLDNLVDYDRVEIIAGAREQRQSAVMQKQQRQNNVSLSYELEGLRALDQASQPLCELESAYNNQKKQLATDHEHALPPTHIFGHLRDVFADIQRVLGAKKNTPDEECPTASTSNQLEVRQRVRNKAMYGIEEKEPSHQAEELEVELEVNESYQRRMSSATVFQKALPDELQQEYEIFDFSDDEEKEVGEIKVTDEEFRELLGT; encoded by the coding sequence ATGGAGTTGAATGTCTTCGACGACTGCTGGGAGCTGGTGCAACGCTTCCAGCGATTGGTCAACGATGGAGAAACCTGCGAATTTGAGGTGTTCTGCAAGTGCTGGCGAgaaatgcagctgcagcacctCTTCACTGCCCAGACGAACCACACAGAGGTGATAGCCACCACTCTGGCGGCCCTGCATGTGGCCAAGCGGCTGTCGTGCTCCCGACGTACCACCGGAGACGTTTTCCCGGCATCCCGGGCGCAAAGGATTGGAGGATTCTATCTGCTCTACGTGATCTACTACAAGCAGCCCACCCACACCTTTGTTAAGATCGAGGTCTCTCCCCGCACTTGGCAGGAACTAACAGATTACGCTCTTGATCTGCGAAAGGATAATCCGGAGCGGAAGGACACCCAACAAGTTGCCTACATGTTGTGGCGCCTGGTCCAGGAGCAGGCCTTCCGCTTCACAGCGCTCGACTATTGCCAGGGGCTTGACAATCTGGTGGACTACGACCGTGTGGAGATCATAGCGGGGGCCAGGGAACAGAGACAGAGTGCCGTAATGCAGAAGCAACAGCGACAGAATAACGTCAGTTTGTCATATGAACTGGAGGGTCTGCGAGCACTGGACCAGGCAAGTCAGCCATTGTGTGAACTGGAATCAGCATACAATAATCAAAAGAAGCAGTTGGCAACTGATCATGAGCATGCTCTGCCGCCCACTCATATATTTGGCCATCTGCGAGACGTATTTGCCGATATCCAAAGAGTTCTGGGTGCTAAAAAGAATACTCCAGACGAGGAATGCCCCACAGCATCTACCAGCAACCAGTTGGAAGTGCGACAAAGGGTACGAAACAAGGCGATGTACGGCATCGAGGAAAAGGAACCATCACACCAGGCAGAGGAACTAGAAGTGGAGCTGGAGGTCAACGAGTCTTATCAACGGAGGATGTCCTCAGCCACCGTATTCCAGAAGGCATTGCCAGATGAGCTGCAGCAAGAGTATGAGATCTTTGACTTCAGTGACGACGAGGAAAAGGAAGTGGGGGAAATTAAGGTCACAGATGAAGAATTCAGAGAACTATTGGGTACTTAG
- the LOC120452894 gene encoding NADH dehydrogenase (ubiquinone) 23 kDa subunit, whose protein sequence is MSLSMRIFTASRNGQRMFGSHGARLLAAQRAEPKDIVEVPKGYVYVNNKELSMEFADITDRAASTMFFGELFRGFAVTLAHIFKEPATINYPFEKGPLSPRFRGEHALRRYPSGEERCIACKLCEAICPAQAITIEAEERADGSRRTTRYDIDMTKCIYCGFCQEACPVDAIVEGPNFEFSTETHEELLYNKEKLLCNGDKWESEIASNLQADHLYR, encoded by the exons ATGTCGCTATCTATGCGAATCTTCACCGCATCGCGCAACG GACAGCGCATGTTTGGCAGCCATGGAGCCCGTCTGCTGGCCGCCCAGCGAGCAGAACCCAAAGATATCGTCGAGGTTCCCAAGGGCTATGTGTATGTAAACAACAAGGAGCTGAGCATGGAATTTGCCGACATCACTGATCGCGCAGCCTCCACCATGTTCTTCGGCGAACTCTTTCGCGGATTTGCCGTCACCCTGGCGCACATCTTCAAGGAACCGGCTACCATCAACTACCCCTTTGAGAAGGGACCATTGAGCCCGCGATTCCGCGGCGAACATGCCCTTCGTCGTTATCCCAGTGGAGAGGAGCGCTGTATCGCTTGCAAGCTATGTGAGGCTATCTGCCCTGCACAGGCAATCACTATCGAGGCGGAAGAGCGCGCGGATGGCAGCAGACGCACCACACGCTACGATATCGACATGACTAAGTGCATCTACTGCGGATTCTGTCAG GAAGCCTGTCCCGTGGACGCCATCGTCGAGGGACCCAACTTCGAGTTCTCCACGGAGACGCACGAGGAGTTGCTGTACAACAAGGAAAAGCTTCTTTGCAACGGCGACAAGTGGGAGTCCGAGATTGCCTCGAACTTGCAGGCCGACCATCTCTATCGTTAA
- the LOC120452895 gene encoding actin-related protein 2/3 complex subunit 3 produces MPAYHSQIKEVRQQVGNMAILPLRTQVRGPAPSANIESDIIDESLYFFKANVFFRTYEIKSDVDRVLIYVTLYITECLKKLNRSTSKAQGQQDMYSLAISKFDIPGDAGFPLNAVYAKPQTAQDADLMRQYLLQLRHETGNRVLEKVFNTEDGKPNKWWTCFAKKKFMEKSLAGPGQ; encoded by the exons ATGCCG GCCTACCACTCGCAGATCAAGGAAGTGCGCCAGCAGGTGGGCAACATGGCCATCCTGCCGCTGAGGACCCAGGTGCGCGGACCAGCGCCCAGTGCGAATATTGAGAGCGACATCATCGATGAGTCACTTTACTTCTTCAAAGCCAATGTGTTCTTTCGCACGTACGAAATCAAG TCCGACGTGGATCGCGTGCTCATCTATGTGACGCTCTACATAACAGAGTGCCTCAAGAAGCTTAATCGTTCCACGAGCAAGGCCCAAGGACAGCAGGACATGTACAGCCTGGCCATCTCCAAGTTCGACATTCCCGGCGATGCAGGCTTTCCATTGAACGCCGTTTATGCGAAGCCGCAAACGGCCCAGGATGCCGATCTAATGCGCCAGTACCTTCTGCAGCTGCGCCACGAAACCGGCAACCGGGTACTGGAGAAGGTCTTCAACACCGAGGATGGCAAGCCCAACAAGTGGTGGACCTGCTTCGCCAAAAAGAAGTTCATGGAGAAGAGTCTGGCTGGACCCGGACAATAA
- the LOC120454163 gene encoding uncharacterized protein LOC120454163, producing MDRSKNFLQNVANFGDQLSLNQLERSTMSYKRLCLELESMSNTVTPAVTPPTSPPLAAAVPTKGLRASASEFVPQVPQTSDRISIELDNEQDEDSADDGYDEERNRAPKPTIYGLRFYNHHYEAVDVSDNHLEAEKKRKFGYRAPKFRPNQPTGRSLKSETSPTPTAKPPPELANGQPHFKGPYMPLLQHRIANAEAYGLIQGSDERNSLLLEDMVKQLARLDNCPFNLSALFPEKGEQKPAP from the exons ATGGATCGGAGTAAAAATTTTCTGCAGAACGTGGCCAATTTCGGTGACCAGCTGAGTCTCAACCAATTGGAAAGATCCACAATGTCTTACAAGCGTCTATGCCTGGAACTGGAGTCCATGAGCAATACGGTGACTCCAGCCGTTACTCCTCCGACTTCTCCTCCTTTGGCTGCTGCCGTTCCCACCAAAGGACTTCGGGCCAGTGCTTCAGAGTTCGTGCCCCAAGTGCCACAGACCAGTGACCGGATTTCCATTGAATTGGACAATGAACAGGATGAGGATTCGGCTGACGATGGCTACGATGAGGAGCGCAACAGAGCT CCAAAGCCGACAATCTACGGCCTCCGGTTTTATAACCATCACTATGAGGCCGTGGACGTGAGCGATAATCACTTGGAGGCGgaaaaaaagcgaaagttTGGCTACAGGGCTCCCAAGTTTCGGCCGAACCAACCGACTGGTCGGTCTCTAAAGTCGGAAACGAGCCCCACCCCCACTGCAAAGCCTCCACCGGAATTGGCAAACGGACAGCCGCATTTCAAAGGACCCTACATGCCACTTCTGCAGCACAGAATCGCCAACGCAGAGGCCTACGGGCTCATCCAGGGTTCTGACGAGCGGAACAGCCTGCTCCTGGAGGACATGGTGAAGCAACTGGCCCGCCTGGACAACTGCCCCTTCAATCTGAGCGCCCTTTTCCCGGAAAAAGGTGAACAGAAACCAGCACCCTAG
- the LOC120454164 gene encoding uncharacterized protein LOC120454164 isoform X1, with protein sequence MVKKNKYKSVDHKKKEKVTPAKTKTETPGTMDPKDIEARPSENKESSPEMKVEKAKTHLDQMLALSTMPLRLDHQIRCIKALQQELFKLHLKQMFLLDGCADFLQELNAVQPTNDCEEKIVLETFREVKSKLSDVFERYLPAQLDMLKQESKILQMSSEMISK encoded by the exons atggtaaaaaaaaataaatataaatctgTAGACCACAAAAAGAAGGAGAAAGTT ACTCCAGCTAAAACAAAGACGGAAACTCCGGGCACTATGGATCCGAAGGATATTGAAGCAAGACCATCTGAAAACAAGGAAAGTTCTCCCGAGATGAAAGTGGAGAAGGCTAAAACGCACTTGGACCAGATGTTGGCTCTTTCCACAATGCCACTGCGTTTGGATCACCAAATCCGGTGCATCAAGGCTCTTCAGCAGGAGCTCTTTAAGCTTCACCTGAAGCAGATGTTTCTCCTCGACGGCTGCGCAGATTTCCTCCAGGAACTGAATGCCGTTCAGCCGACTAATGACTGCGAGGAGAAAATTGTTTTGGAAACATTTCGCGAGGTCAAGTCGAAGCTATCAGACGTATTTGAGCGCTACCTTCCCGCTCAGCTGGATATGCTGAAGCAAGAATCGAAGATTTTGCAAATGTCCAGCGAAAtgatttcaaaataa
- the LOC120454164 gene encoding uncharacterized protein LOC120454164 isoform X2, with product MVKKNKYKSVDHKKKEKTPAKTKTETPGTMDPKDIEARPSENKESSPEMKVEKAKTHLDQMLALSTMPLRLDHQIRCIKALQQELFKLHLKQMFLLDGCADFLQELNAVQPTNDCEEKIVLETFREVKSKLSDVFERYLPAQLDMLKQESKILQMSSEMISK from the exons atggtaaaaaaaaataaatataaatctgTAGACCACAAAAAGAAGGAGAAA ACTCCAGCTAAAACAAAGACGGAAACTCCGGGCACTATGGATCCGAAGGATATTGAAGCAAGACCATCTGAAAACAAGGAAAGTTCTCCCGAGATGAAAGTGGAGAAGGCTAAAACGCACTTGGACCAGATGTTGGCTCTTTCCACAATGCCACTGCGTTTGGATCACCAAATCCGGTGCATCAAGGCTCTTCAGCAGGAGCTCTTTAAGCTTCACCTGAAGCAGATGTTTCTCCTCGACGGCTGCGCAGATTTCCTCCAGGAACTGAATGCCGTTCAGCCGACTAATGACTGCGAGGAGAAAATTGTTTTGGAAACATTTCGCGAGGTCAAGTCGAAGCTATCAGACGTATTTGAGCGCTACCTTCCCGCTCAGCTGGATATGCTGAAGCAAGAATCGAAGATTTTGCAAATGTCCAGCGAAAtgatttcaaaataa